DNA sequence from the Halichoerus grypus chromosome 8, mHalGry1.hap1.1, whole genome shotgun sequence genome:
TCCCCCCAATTCTGTGAATCCTATGCAATCCTCAGTAGTCTTGTCTTAGATAATCCACAGTCTGCATGCTATATTTGGACACCTGcagttttctgtcattttctagtCCATGGCTTTGCCTAAGCAGAGACCAATTCAGTCTCAAGTTGGTATTTTTAGCTGGTCCCTTGTTCAAGAGTTACAAAATGGTATCTGTCAGAGACTTTCTTCATAACATTTAGTGAGAACTAGGTTAATATTACCAGGTTTTCCCATAAGTGATGCCTTTCCAGAAACTTTAAGATACCCTCTGgtgcttctttttcattttctccacagAAAAACAGtaatggatggaaaaaaaaaaggttaaaaactgTAGTGTCTTGGCTTCATTCTAtataaaagcatttaatttttctctaagtaAAAGCTTTTCTTCACTACTTTAAAATTCTTGAGATCTATGCTTTCTTTAATCAGATTAATTATATGGCATTTTATAAAGTTCTCTGACATCCTTATCAGTTATCTTTTCTACTACTGTAAGATAATTTCTTTCTTGTCTAGAATACAAGATGATTCTAAGACCTCACCCAATCTTACTGTTAATGACATTCATTAAAGCTTGTATAAGCTTTAGTTGGTGAttctatttctgcaaagaaagagaatatgtTTTTTCCCCTATCTTCTCTAGAGAAGAATTCTTAGACAAGCACTATCTCAGTAAATGGGACTTACATCTACCCAATGAGCCTCCTGTGCATTACTCTTCATGGTTCTTCCATCACCAAGTCCTATCCATTTTACTTTCTAAACAACAGTCAAATCCATTCACTTCTTATCTCTTGCCAGGGCCATTGAAAGAGCCTCGGAACTAGACTCCTTCCCATAATCTTATGCCCTTTTGATCATTCACAGTCTGATCCTGCCACTCCTTTGCTTAAAAACTTTACAGTGGCTTATTTTGCTCTTAGGATAACATTTTACATCCTTGACATTGTCTCCAGGGCTCTGCACCATCTGACCTCTATCTCTTCCCCACATTCCACATCTGACCCACTCTGCACTCAACTATCCTGCTCTTCCAGTTCCTTGAATGTGTCTCATTCCTTTCTGATTCAAGGACTTTGCATATCTGTTTTTTATCTGTCTAGAGGGCTCTTCCATCCACCCTACCTTTACTtaggtatcttcttttttttttttaagttggaattttaattatgtacataAATAGCAACTTGAGAACGAGGGGTTCTAAGGCTAGACATTACCTCTAGGTGAAAGGATTTCCGATTAGTCCGCTTGCAGTATGGCATCACCCAAGATAACAAAGAAGCCTAGTATAGTTTGTCCTGAAGAAGAAAGCCAATTTACTATATTCAGTACTGActtctctgccatttttctgtAGAAATACTGGTTTACTGCATGGAGTTTCCAATGTTTACCTATAactgattaaaatgggcagagcatGGAGCATTCTATTTATTTCCAGGTGAATTCTTCACATTTCCTGGCTTTTGAAAGTTCTCCTTCCACAAATCTTCTACAACTATGTATCCTCGTAAACCCCAGTCATATAATTTCTCCCCACTGACCTGGACAAATACGATGGCTTGTTGTGGATAATAAAGAGAGGCAGCAAGTCCCATGAATCCAGGTGGATACaccagcttctttatttttgaacCTCTAGCCAAAAGAAGTCCAACAATGCCAGCAAAACCAATAACACCAAGTCTTGGAAAAAATCTAGGAGGTGCATTTTGGAGATACTCATAGCTGCCTAACCCCCATTGAACCAAGCTCTGCATCCTGGGCTTAGTTTGTGAGTACATTTCCTGACACCAACTTGTATATGGCTCGCAGTAACATCGGAGATGTGAAATGCTTTCTTCAAGTGGGGTCCTTGGCTCCTCCACATATTTAGATTGACCCTCAGGGACGGAGTAGAGTGAAAGCTCATTAACCTTCACAGAAGTTTTGTGAGGTGAGTCTTTTTTAGGTGATGCATAGACTTTGAAGGTGAGCAGACTCAGGCTGGCTGGCCCCACAGACCTCTGAATTACCTTGAACATGCTGCTGGCAGAGGTCCACTTAGGTATCTTCTATACTTCCCTCACATTAGAGCACTTTCTCAGAAGCCTTCCCAAAACCCCAAACTAAGTCAGATCTCCCTCATTATTGCTCTCCTATTGTCCCTGCCATTTTCCTTTATAATACTTACATGGTAGATCTGAGGATTGGTAAACTTGTGGATTATTATTGTGAATTCAAAGACAGCAGAGATTATACCACTTTGCTTATTATTCTAATCTGCAGCTACAAGCACAGCACCTgccaaagtaggtgctcaataaatgtttttgaagaaataaataaatgcctcttATATATAGCATATGATGAATACATGAAAATGAGCACCATCCACAACCCACTGTGTCTGGCCAGGATCAGCTCCAGCCTTAGCTTTACTGAATCTCTCTCCTCCATTAAAATAGCATATATTTTCAGTCTTCTATGGTGCTTCCAACTGGGAACCAGTCTTAAGCTCAAGAAGACTCTGATTTCTGATGTATGGTTTGGGTGTTTATGTTTACAGTGATTGCTTTGTTTCATATGTAAGGGTGAAAATTGTCAAGAGACTAGAGTATCAGAGTGGAAAGATGGAGCAGCACAAGCCAGGAAGTATTGAGAGTCAGGACCAAGTTATAATTAAAATCAGAGACAAGAAAGCATTTAAGGGACCAAATAAACTTCAGTGGTGGCCAAAAAAGCGTTAGGAGGTGAGTAGGGAGATAATAAAGACTTAATGGGGAACCAGAAGAGATAGAGATAATGAGTTATTTTCACTAATGCTAACTCTTCCTAAAGAGGGacacatttgtttttccaatagCAGTGATCTAAAGGTTTTCTCTTATACCCAATCAGCATTGTCCATTTTCTGAAGGACTTCTGCAAGAATGGAGGGGAGAATTCTCTATTACAGGAGCTGAGATAGTTGAGATCCTAGTTATACTTAAGCAGAGGCGGGTTTTATTGACTTAGAGAAGCACTTAAGTGTTAAGTGTAGTGAattagctttgatttttttttggaaacataCTTCGTAGGGTTTGAATACCTTATTAAAAGCAATATGATACTACATGAAAAGAGTAAACAAGCATCTTAGGAAATCATGCTTATAACCAATTAAATTTATAGACTAGTATTTCAGAGTGGCAACGGGAGGAATTCAAATGGAACATCTGGGATTCTGAGCAGTTCATTGGAGTTGGAATTCAACCATAATCTGACATCTTCTGCTTCCCTTACCCTAAATACTCTTTTCTCCAATTGGATATTGGCCTTGTCCTTCAAGTCCTGATTTTCAAATCATTGCCTGACACCTGTGTTATTGTTGAATAAGGGATATTCTGCCTTATCTCCCTATTTGACCATCTGGGACATTTTCCAGGCTTACCTGACATTTGTAAAGAACAGTGGGTAAGAGTGAGCAGAGATCAGTCCACAAATTCTTAGTGAAAcggaaaatatacaaaaatattcagaGCATCTTCACTAATGCCTCGTGACAATCCACTTGAACTTTCTGTACTGGAGAGAAGGAAATCATCCAGTAGTTTTGTGTATCACTGCCTGGGTTTCTTCTGGTCATTAATGATGGTGATGTTTGTTTACAGATTCCCCAATCCCTGCCCCAATCCATGGAGACTAAACTATTTTGAATCTGGAAGAATGCTGTCTCTTTTAAGCCATGGAAagctgagttcaagtcccattcCTTTGCCTCAACAATTGACCGAGTGGTCTCCTGCTCTTGGGAATAAATCCAAATCATTATGGGCCAATATCTACCTACAAAAGCCCAGGGCTATAGGAGCTGAATGAACATGCCATGGGAAGCAAATTGAACCCTTTGTATAAGTAGTTTCTGTAGTGGCAAATGATACGGTGTATTGCCCTCAAAAGCAAAAGTttatttattggctatttggaGAACAGTTTCCATCTTCCTTTACATACAAAAAATCCATGTTATTCAATAGAGTGAGAGATAaagaactttttgttttaaaggtaaGAAAAGTTGACATATGTTTTATCTAAAAACcaagaacagtttttaaaaactttttattataaaacacagatacaaaaaaacATGTAAACCAAATGAATggcttaataaattattataagtgAAAACCACaactatggactgaatgtttgtatctcccccaaaatttgtatgttgaagcccgAATCCCCAGTATGAGGGTAtttgaaggtggggcctttggggggtaattaggtcatgagggtagagccttcATAAACAggattggtgcccttataagaagagacacagagagatgatatctctctttttctctgtcatatGAGGGCACAGCAGGAAGacagccatctgtaagccagtAAGAGGGCTCTTACCAGAACCCAACCATCGTGGTACCCTGATCTtcaatttcccagcctccagaactgagatataaatctgtgttgtttagGCCACCCAGTCTATCgtaatttgttatagtagcctgcACTAAAATAATCACCTAGATAATGAAATAGAACTTTGCCACCCAGTTCACAAGCCCCATCTATGTGCCCCAGCTCAATTGTAGCCCTTTCCTTTCCCTGATAAGTAACTGCTACTCTGACTTTTATACAAATCACTtccttgcatttttctttttgtaattttatcaGAAAATGTGCATTCCTAGAAACCATAGTttagtattttccatttttcttagtGCATTTTAAATTGCTCAATTCTAATTAACTTAAGATTCTTCAGGGGAAACCTATTGTATAAAAGAGGGCATATCTAAAGTCCACTTCTTTCCCATTGTGGTAAAGGCATTTGTGGATGGGAACATGTTACCCTTACTCTTGAAATTCATGGAGAATAACCTACGtggtttgcttttcttatttgtgTGGGCATGTTAAGGGCATCCCCAATATGTATGAGTTACTATCtcgagaaagaaaaggaacagcacTGAAGAAGAAAATCTTAAGGGACAAGAGAATACATCTTCAGCTATACGTTAGTAAGTGTGGCAGTGTGAGGAtagaaggagaaaagggggaaagagaaataGTGTCACATCCTACAAGCTCTCAACTTGCTTAGATTCTCTGAATTCTAGGAAACATAAATCTTCCAGGAACAGTAAATGGTAGATGAAAGATAGGATTAGGAGTCAGGATCTGGTCATGGCAAACATTCCCTTACCCCATCTCAAAGGGAGATTATCAATACaaattatggagaaaaaaataaagatcaccaAATGGGTAGTTTGAATAGGGCTGATGATATAAAGGATGGTCCCTAAAACTTCAGTTGGGATcatataaaagtttttaaatggaattagatataataataaataccatCATTTTCCACAGCCCTCTGAAAGTACAGGAACTTCCCCAACTTACACATAGGTTTAGAATTTCTACATTGGTTCATAGAAACCTATAATATATTTATCCAgagaaataatattataaattgtgatgagaggggtacctgggtggtgcagttggttaagtgcccaactcttggttttagctcaggttgcgatctcagggtcatgggattgagccctgcatagagcTCTGTGCTCCGTGCAGAGTAttcttaagactctccctctccctctgcccctccccaccgcatgcttgctctctaaaataaataaatcttttaaaataaataaataaataaataatggtgagATTTTTAGGTTAGCCCACAAAATAGTTAACTCATCGTATAATTGACGAACTGTGCTTTTGTGATGCAAAGAAAATGAGTTACAGTACAGGTTGTAAAAATTAAACTCAATATGAAATAATTGAGTAATAATTGAATAATAATACAGTGTTTTAAATTgtgaatgtaaaaaaataaaataaaattttgaatgtaGTGTTTAATGAAAACCACCTTATCAGAGGCTGATATGGAAGTAAATGGAACACTTTAGAGTGGTGTTGAAGTAGGCTTTTGAATATTTTCAGGGGCTTCATACCCAActcactaatattttatttgtctatCCTTGCTTCAAGGCATATTGATTTCACATTCACTGAAACCAGTATATAACTAGATCTGCTCTTACGTACACCAGCTAtcatttggaacatttttatgtttacaaGTTGactgaagagagagggagaaaggaaaagacaaaaatattttgagatggaAGAAAATTGTATGAGGATATAGTAAGACAAAAAATATGTGTGGGAATtatgaattacttttattttctttcattaatcttTCAAGAGTAAATGTGATTTAcctttataatgaaaaaattaaaactttctttttaaagaatatgtggAATGAGGAAAACATTGCCTGTGGTGGTATTAACTAAATTGGAGTTCAGGAGGGAGATGGGTCATCTCTTTATAGGGGCAATTGAAGCTATAGAATTGGATGGGAAATCCCAGAAAGACATCACAGAACAAAGCAACAGATTAGAAGAAAAAACCCTGGGGAACACCAACATTTAAGGGATAGAAAAGAGAGTCTGAAATAGACCGGAGAGAATGGTATCTTAGAAGCCACAtggaaaaatctttaagaaacacacacaaacaggggcgcctgggtggctcagtcgttaagcgcctgcctgtggctcagatcgtgatcccagggt
Encoded proteins:
- the LOC118553081 gene encoding MICOS complex subunit MIC26; amino-acid sequence: MFKVIQRSVGPASLSLLTFKVYASPKKDSPHKTSVKVNELSLYSVPEGQSKYVEEPRTPLEESISHLRCYCEPYTSWCQEMYSQTKPRMQSLVQWGLGSYEYLQNAPPRFFPRLGVIGFAGIVGLLLARGSKIKKLVYPPGFMGLAASLYYPQQAIVFVQVSGEKLYDWGLRGYIVVEDLWKENFQKPGNVKNSPGNK